Genomic DNA from Candidatus Auribacterota bacterium:
GAAAGCCAAAATCGCGGGAGGCGTCTACCACGCCGATGCCCTCATCTCCCTGGCGCACTTCAAGGGGCACGAGCTCTACGGGTTCGGCGGAGCGCTGAAGAATATCGCCATGGGATGCGCGACCCCCGCGGGGAAGCAGGTCCTCCATTCCGACGTGAAACCGAGTGTCACGTCGGAAGCGTGCATCGGCTGTGAAACGTGCGTCGCCGCCTGCGCCAAAGGTGCGATCCGCATGAAAAACAACAAGAAAGCCGCCATTGACGCGGGCCTCTGCACCGGCTGCGCGGAGTGTGTCGCCGTCTGTCCGGCCCGGGCAATCCCCATCAACTGGAAGACCGCGTCGGCGCCGCTCATGGAGAAAACCGCGGAATATGCCAAAGCGGCGCTCTCGAACAAGGGGGGAAGATGCGCCTTCATTAATTTCCTGATCCACATATCCCCCGAATGCGACTGCTACCCGTGGAACGATGCCCCGTTTGTCGCCGACCAGGGCATCCTCGCCTCGTGCGATCCGGTGGCTCTTGATCAGGCCTCTGCCGACCTCGTAAACGCGGGGCAGGCGCTCGCCAATTCCAGGATTGATATGAAGGAGCGCGTGACCGACAAGATCGCCGCAGTCA
This window encodes:
- a CDS encoding DUF362 domain-containing protein encodes the protein MTSSKVFFTDLRAKADNSLLAKTARLVDRTGFLSRIRKGDRVAVKLHWGEWGNVAFLPPPYVRCVVDKIAEAGGKPFLTDTNTLYSGQRRNAIDNLLTALKNGFSLASAGAPVIVADGLTGQDCVEVPVNGKRIEKAKIAGGVYHADALISLAHFKGHELYGFGGALKNIAMGCATPAGKQVLHSDVKPSVTSEACIGCETCVAACAKGAIRMKNNKKAAIDAGLCTGCAECVAVCPARAIPINWKTASAPLMEKTAEYAKAALSNKGGRCAFINFLIHISPECDCYPWNDAPFVADQGILASCDPVALDQASADLVNAGQALANSRIDMKERVTDKIAAVTGIKDWKLLLEYAEEIGLGRTKYEIVEVG